Genomic DNA from Salvia miltiorrhiza cultivar Shanhuang (shh) chromosome 1, IMPLAD_Smil_shh, whole genome shotgun sequence:
TCTTGTGTAGATTCTCGGTAGCTTCCATAACTTGATGGAGTAGAGACGAAGCGCCTTCCTCTGCATCGCCTAAAGGGTTCCTCTCACGGCCCTTGTGCCTCAAAAACGCGTAAGAAACTCCAAGAACGAGGATGACAACGAAAAGGGACGATCCAGAGACGATCATTGCAATGTCAATGCGTTTGAGGCCTCCTTTTCTCGACTGCGTACGACATATCTTGAAGGTGGTGTTGCTGTTACTGCCCTCACAGCTCCCTCCGCCCTCCGATTGGCAATCAACACACAAATCTTGATTGCCAACGAACGATGAGGGCGAGGAGATCAGAAACTTCATCACTGCAGGCTGAATCGGGCCAGCAAACAAGTTATACGAGACATTGACCTCTGTTAAAGAACGGAGCTCACCAAGAGTTTCCAAGCTGCCAGAGAGATTGTTGCAGCAGATATCCAACTGCTCCAGCATTTTCAGCTTCCCAAATTCCACGGGGAGACGGCCTATCAGCCCGTTGCTGCTGAGATTCAACGATCTCAGGCTCTGTGCTTCAACTTCAAGCCCTATGGAAGGAGGAATCGGCCCTCCTAATTGATTTCCACCGAGCTGCAAAGACGAAAGCTTCCCTAGCTGAAACAAGGAGGTCGGAACGCCCCCTCCAAGACGGTTTTCACTAAGATCCAAAATGGATAACTCCCTCAAGCTTCTCAACCCGGAAGGAATCGTGCCATTTAACAGATTGTTTCTCAGATCAAGCTCCGACAGCTTGTGACAGCCCGACAACCGTGATGGCAGCAGGCCTTCCAGACGATTGTCAGAGATACTTAGACGCTCAAGATTCACAAGACTTCCCATCTCAAGAGGTATACCACCAATGAGCTTATTGTGAGACAAGTCTATAAAAGTAACATTACCAAGATTGCCTAAACTCGAGGGAATCGAACCACTAATGCTATTGTTACTAACATCCATATATTCAAGACCCGAACGCTTCACAAAATCCGGTATTCCACCTTCCAAATTGTTCTGCTTGAGGATCAGCCTCGTCAGTGAAGAACACCTCCCAACATCCGAAGGAATACTTCCATTGAAGCGATTCTGGCCCAAGATGAGCCTTCTCAGCTTCCTCCCAAAGCAAAGATTTGGCGGTATAGGGCCGGTGAACTTGTTTCTCGAGAGATCCACCTGAGTTAAGCTGCCATTGATGCCCAACCCTTGAGGGAGGACACCCGAGAACTGATTGTCGAACAAGGAAATGTAACTCAGCGCCTTCAGCTCTGTGATCTCATTTGGTATCTCACCAACAAAATTATTCTCATAAACTATAAGTTCTTGAAGGCTACGAACCCTCCAAATGCTGCTCGGGATCTCTCCACCCAAATTGTTCCTAAAAAGCATGATTATCTGCAGCTGATCAAGCCTACCTAGCTCACTTGGAATAGCACCACTGAGCTTGTTTCCATACAGCTGCAAATCAGTCAATGCCTCACAATTCCCCAACTCGGGCGGGATCAATCCAGACAATCGATTTTCAGACAAATAAAGTAGGCTAAGCTTAGTTAATCTACCTAGTGAAGAAGGGATAGTGCCAGTCAATCCACAACCAACAGCTGCAAGATTGATTAAGCTACTGCAATTACCTAATCCTGCCGGAATCCCTCCACTAAATCTGTTGCTCGACAGCACTAGACTCTCCAACTCCTTACAAGAATCCAAACTTGGAATCCTGTCCTCAAGCTTGTTATTCTCCACATACAAAACTTGCAAACGCCCTACATTGTTCAAACTATCCGGTAATGCACCTTCAAACAAGTTATCATTCAGGTAGAGCTCTTGTAACGCGCTGCAGTTGCCTATAGACGAAGGGATAGTCCCCAACAACAAATTATTGTTCAAATACAAAGATTCAACTGAACTTAGGTTTCCTAAACCAGAAGGGATTGCACCGGTGAGCTTGTTGTTGTTGAGGTAAATCAATGTCAATGAAGGAATCTTGAATAAAGATTCCGGAATCTTGCCACCGAGACTATTAGACCACAAGCTCAAAAACCTTAATCTCACCAAATTTCCAAGATTTTCCGGAATTTCACCATGAAAGAAGTTGTTAGACAAGTCTAAAGACTCAAGATAGCTACAATTGCCTAGCACTGATGGAATTCTACCGGAAAAACTGTTATAGCTTAAATCAATAGACTCCAAATGCTTCAAATACGCAATTTCTGGCCCTAATGGGCCTGAAATCGAGAAACCAGACATGTTCAACTCAACAACGATGTTGCTAGGGCTGCATTTCACACCAAGCCATGAACAGGGCGTGGAATCAGAAGCATTCCAGCTGAACTTGATGGGTGGAGGTAAAACTCTCCAATGCGTAACAAGTGACAGCAGAGTCGTACCTTCTAAATTCACAGCATTAACAGCAGACAGCAAGAAAATCAGGCAAAAACAGCTCCAGCAAATTTTcatgttaaataaaaaaaagggggCTCGTAAATTTCGCCAAAAACTCAATCTTGAGCTATAACTGAGAATCCCACATGAAGTTTTCGCAAGAAATGTTGTAAAAGGAACAGAAAAGGCAAACGGTGTGCGAATTTCCAGCTCAAAACTCAATCTTTTGGTTAAAAATGCTAAgcataagaagaagaagaaacagaAATTTTAGAAGAAATTGTTCGACCTCTTTCACGATATGGATTTCATATCGAGTGTGAACGCTGACAGaggtttgaaaagataaataCTGCCGCGAAAACAAACGTAAATGTGATAGTTGGCGCAGCAGTGACTAATTGTTGACTGCTGTCATGTCAGTGAAGACCTTGTTTCAACTCTCAACGCGTTTTCACTTTTCTTTCAGTTTAATTTAGAGACATTCTCTCATATTTTGTTGAACTTTTACTGAATATGCCGACTCGCATCTTCACTCTCATTGgtcttatttttattgttttctaatTTTTGAATCTGCTCCACAAAAATTATAGTGACAATACATAGTAGTagcatttttgataaaataaataagttttgtatcacaccccataaataaataagttttgtagcacATTTGACCTAAAGTACATAAGTACAAGTCAATAAAGTGAATGATAGTGACATATtacttatttttgttttaaaaataaccaaataaaaccaaaatctgattctctctctctattcacgttAAAATTAAAACCGAGTATTAAAACCATATCTTATGGCATTATGGCGTGATTTTATGTGATcaaaatctgattctctctctgatttaaaaataaccaaaatcacgttaaaatgtgatttaaaaataaccaaaatctgattctctctctctattcacgttTATGGCGTGATTTTATGTGATCTTATGGTTGTTGGGTGCATTTACACCAACTCAAACACTTGTTAAGGAAACAACCTTAAATTCACGAAATTAAATGCTCCGTACACGGTTGTTGTAGGTAGTTAATGAAGGATACCAACCAAATGTTCATTCATCAGACATTTgaacaagaaagaagaagaaaatcctcTCAATACACATACACGACTCATACACGGTtgctcaaaaattcaaaaaaaaatcatctaaagGCTTGTATTACATAAGGTATgtgaaatacatattttttttaaaatttcgacTGTACACGGTTGGTGTTCTagagtacacggttgtacacggtttgagttttagtgattttttgttatttatttcaataattatgttatatatatgacttattacatgttttggaCTAAAAAACGGCATAAAAAAACACTCTGTACGCAAATTACCTTATTTTTGAACCCTTAGTGTTCtgctgtacacggttagggttTCCGTGTACACGGTtgtgtacacggttgtacacggtggtCGAATTTGCTGTACACGGTTGGGTTGAATATGATTTTGATGTTATTTTTAGCATGTTTGTATATTCAGTTGATGTATTGGGGTACACGGTTTCCtgtttgtgtatttaaatgTTGTATTTTTGTCGTTTTGAAGCAGATGTCGTTTCAAGCAATCGTTATACGGCACAGTGGTCAGTGGAAATTAACCGAGTATGAAGGAGGCGATGAGGTTGTCGTGTACATGTCTAAGGAAGACCTTTGTCATGCGAAGTTGATGCAAGAGGTGCACGATGCTTTTCTACACATCAACCACGGACGAAGGGCGAAAAATAAAAGTGGCTTTGAAGACTGATTCGGATTTGAACCGGCTGATTTCCGAGCATAAGAAATATCCCGTTGTTTACGTgattgacaaacatggttttcgtacctcaattccacatgttttgttgtcatttcccttcatgttttgcttgtgaatgcttgtttgtgcccgaatatttagtatttatgaagttttgattgcttggtatagtttttgagtattttcagggcaaatcaagagttgattggagaattgtgagagcataggattgaagtacgtctcgagaggaatccatgagcgtgaacggcgcccgaatcggagctcggacgagggagaacggggccgacaaagtcagccgcgcacagaggccgcggccgcggtcacgcgtcgtggggaatgtatcgcccgcggtcaccacccgcggccgcggggtgggaccgcgggctaaGTGCTCAAGTCCAGGGAtgtcccgcggtcaccacccgcggccgcggtctgggaccgcgggtccccccacggtcaccacccgcggccgcggggcgggaccgcgggtttcCTGAGTTtcgcccacgtttgagcaccacgggcgcgggccgtgaccgcgggaaaagagcggagtcgcgtttttcagcccttaaaccccatttttcccctttttctctcattcttcttcttcttctccatcactcatcttccccaacactccacacactaaaccctagcctccaacaatacacccatctaccattgaagaccattgaagagaagagaaggaagaagaagctcataaataggatttgtcatttcttactctctctttcattatgtacacctttaactttgatttattgtgtttgaacatgttaggctaaatttctctttgatttggggattaggctagatgattattgtaatggattgattatttatgctcaatataaatcttgtttgttcatttgcacattatctttccAAACCCTTGTTttattcttgtatggattgttggccacattctatgcatttctaatttgcactttgaatcgggagaggataattgcaatagataaggtgtttgaaacatatcaattcgataaccgggaggttgagagttgggtgagagtatgtcgatctttgtgtgcttttgggagttataggttagaagttgaccggggacggtaactatgacccgtaatctaccgttttagtcgtccgggagggggctagaactagttgggagatcactctagataattaggttcgtcaagattagtattgagttataattgaagtcctttgcttaatcatcgatgcctagtccctaaatcgccttaatcatcttatttatccactttgcttatttgatttttatttgtctttgcacttgttaagtatttagttagataatcaaaccaatcactccatcgtttagtctaaatagtcgagtaaaatgaattaggataatcactagattgaactactaatccttgtgggatacgaccttgcttccatatattgcaactacccgtatacttgcggcgtggtgaaaataatagcgaacaagtttttggcgccgttgccggggattagtttagtttctttgcttgtgatattttgcttcattgtgcttaactactttagacattttacttgctttaatttttgttttctattttaagattgcGTTTTGActtcttgttcttgttggttgataggtagtgtatgaacacaagatctaagggtgcacctcttatacctataaaccttgaggttgaagctttttgtcgacacaacaaagcaagaacaagaagagatAGAGAATTGGAGGAAGCTATGGCGGAAAATCACGACTTAATCCGTCAACTTCAAATGCAATTAGAAGCCATGCAAGGGAAAATCAATGAGCAAGAAGCTCTAAGAAACacacctccaccaccacctattagcaatatgttccaacccaTTGTCCAACAAGGAGGAGTGAATGCCCCGAGAATCAACGCCAcaaattttgagctcaagccggcactcataaatatggtacaacaaaaccaattcgccggtctttcccaagatgacccgaatggacatcttggaaacttcttggagatatgcggcaccatcaagatgaatggagtcccggaggatgccattcgacttcgactcttccccttttcgctaaggggcatggccaagacatggtaccaatctttagagggtggttctatcactacatgggagaacATGGCTCAAAAGTTTCTCAACAAGTTCTACCCTCCGGGTAGaaccatgaagatgaagaaggacatagtccaatttcaccaatttgatggagaatccttctacgaagcttgggagagattcaaagagatgctaaggaagtgccctaaccatggtttagatcaaaacacaatcatttgtgtattctacaccgggtgtagt
This window encodes:
- the LOC130990016 gene encoding receptor-like protein kinase translates to MKICWSCFCLIFLLSAVNAVNLEGTTLLSLVTHWRVLPPPIKFSWNASDSTPCSWLGVKCSPSNIVVELNMSGFSISGPLGPEIAYLKHLESIDLSYNSFSGRIPSVLGNCSYLESLDLSNNFFHGEIPENLGNLVRLRFLSLWSNSLGGKIPESLFKIPSLTLIYLNNNKLTGAIPSGLGNLSSVESLYLNNNLLLGTIPSSIGNCSALQELYLNDNLFEGALPDSLNNVGRLQVLYVENNKLEDRIPSLDSCKELESLVLSSNRFSGGIPAGLGNCSSLINLAAVGCGLTGTIPSSLGRLTKLSLLYLSENRLSGLIPPELGNCEALTDLQLYGNKLSGAIPSELGRLDQLQIIMLFRNNLGGEIPSSIWRVRSLQELIVYENNFVGEIPNEITELKALSYISLFDNQFSGVLPQGLGINGSLTQVDLSRNKFTGPIPPNLCFGRKLRRLILGQNRFNGSIPSDVGRCSSLTRLILKQNNLEGGIPDFVKRSGLEYMDVSNNSISGSIPSSLGNLGNVTFIDLSHNKLIGGIPLEMGSLVNLERLSISDNRLEGLLPSRLSGCHKLSELDLRNNLLNGTIPSGLRSLRELSILDLSENRLGGGVPTSLFQLGKLSSLQLGGNQLGGPIPPSIGLEVEAQSLRSLNLSSNGLIGRLPVEFGKLKMLEQLDICCNNLSGSLETLGELRSLTEVNVSYNLFAGPIQPAVMKFLISSPSSFVGNQDLCVDCQSEGGGSCEGSNSNTTFKICRTQSRKGGLKRIDIAMIVSGSSLFVVILVLGVSYAFLRHKGRERNPLGDAEEGASSLLHQVMEATENLHKKYIVGRGAHGTVYKVALSPTKTYALKKLSFAGSKGGNASMVREIQTIGSVRHRNLVRLEDFWLRKDYGLILYTYMENGSLHDVLHEILPRPPLKWEVRYRIALGAAQGLMYLHFDCNPPIIHRDIKPMNILLDSDMEPHISDFGIAKLLDESVSSTQAAVQGTIGYIAPEKAFSTRSSRESDVYAYGVVLLELVTRRRVLDVSFGEGVDVVGWARGVWDEGGEMVDPDVVGELLDSSIREQVEEVVLLALRCTDMEAGRRPSMRDVVKQLVVVESRSRSRSGSKHR